A stretch of the Chitinophagaceae bacterium genome encodes the following:
- a CDS encoding RagB/SusD family nutrient uptake outer membrane protein — translation MLNTIVVVMLLSGFNSCKIDDQVDPNNPSLEGIEANATVDELNNLVTGMLSGMRNRFDTYLDDMSVIGRDYYRYSGSDPRFTSDLLGKESSVLDPNTFYTTNPWADHYRIVRNGWILRHAVANTTAALTDEEKNGYLGFAKTIQAQQMLNALNMQYQNGIRVDVEDADNPGPFLSYEQSLQGILDLLDQGYTDLTNGGDAFKFTLTSGFAGFDTPSTFAKFNRALAARVTLYEGDFSGVEAVLNQSFFDLAGALTTGVYMVYSTSGGDLLNDAYTPLNSSTGSNARCAQPSFNADAEPGDLRVASKTVLRDEPAFADDLTSNYDVWVYKSNVDPVCIIRNEELILIYAEAKNQTGNSSAAIEAINVIRAAAGLSIYSGSTSQDEVTNEILNQRRYSLFAEGHRWVDMRRYNKLGELPIDRPGDDVWVQFPRPANEEL, via the coding sequence ATGCTCAACACGATTGTTGTTGTCATGTTGTTATCGGGTTTTAATTCCTGCAAAATTGATGACCAGGTAGATCCGAATAATCCTTCGCTGGAAGGTATTGAAGCAAATGCAACTGTTGATGAGCTTAATAACCTTGTAACAGGAATGCTCTCTGGTATGCGTAATCGTTTCGATACCTATCTTGATGATATGTCGGTGATCGGTCGCGATTATTATCGCTATTCCGGATCAGATCCAAGATTCACTTCCGATTTGCTGGGAAAAGAATCTTCTGTTCTTGACCCTAATACCTTTTACACCACCAATCCGTGGGCAGATCATTACCGCATTGTAAGAAATGGATGGATATTGAGACATGCGGTGGCAAATACCACGGCAGCCCTTACAGATGAGGAAAAGAATGGCTACCTGGGCTTTGCAAAGACGATCCAGGCGCAACAAATGCTGAATGCACTCAACATGCAATATCAGAATGGAATCAGGGTAGATGTAGAAGATGCGGATAATCCAGGTCCTTTTCTAAGTTACGAGCAATCATTGCAGGGAATACTTGATCTGTTAGACCAGGGTTATACTGATCTGACCAATGGAGGCGATGCATTCAAATTCACGCTTACCAGCGGATTTGCGGGATTTGATACACCAAGTACTTTTGCTAAGTTTAACAGGGCACTTGCTGCGCGGGTAACACTTTATGAAGGAGATTTTTCGGGAGTTGAAGCCGTATTAAATCAGTCGTTTTTTGATTTGGCAGGAGCACTTACAACAGGGGTTTATATGGTATATTCTACTTCCGGCGGTGATTTGCTCAATGATGCCTATACTCCTTTGAACTCGTCTACAGGTTCCAATGCGCGTTGTGCACAGCCTTCATTTAATGCAGATGCGGAGCCTGGTGATTTGAGGGTTGCATCAAAAACCGTTTTGAGAGATGAGCCGGCCTTCGCTGATGATCTCACCAGTAATTACGATGTTTGGGTATATAAATCTAATGTGGATCCTGTCTGCATTATTCGCAATGAAGAGTTAATTCTAATTTATGCTGAAGCAAAAAATCAGACGGGTAATTCAAGTGCTGCCATAGAAGCTATAAATGTTATCCGTGCAGCAGCAGGTCTGAGTATATATTCAGGAAGTACGTCACAGGATGAAGTAACCAATGAGATCCTGAATCAACGGCGTTATTCATTGTTTGCAGAAGGGCATCGCTGGGTTGACATGAGAAGGTATAATAAGTTAGGTGAGTTGCCCATTGACAGGCCAGGTGATGATGTATGGGTGCAATTCCCAAGGCCTGCGAATGAAGAATTGTAA
- a CDS encoding T9SS type A sorting domain-containing protein yields MKQQRSTLSKKITGYSSMAASLLAISNIANAQIVYTDVNPDFVGTGNGASYDLDLNNDGTTDFQVNITSNGADVKLLINAIDNNAIAGTSSDPYKYPSLLQANDVIGDALTWVEGNYQTMATSGYFQNPYGNWFGATDAYMGLRIKVGTGDHYGWARFDVSEDGKTFTVKDYAYEATAAASIAAGDAGNIGITPVNALGYKVFSANQSIHVQLKNDLSGDVTITNLLGQTIKSVEINSNVMAISMAGEESSIYLVTVRQNGEVFTQKVRL; encoded by the coding sequence ATGAAACAACAACGATCTACACTCTCCAAAAAAATTACAGGTTATTCATCGATGGCAGCTTCCCTGCTGGCGATCTCGAATATTGCAAATGCCCAAATTGTGTATACCGATGTAAATCCTGACTTCGTCGGTACAGGTAATGGGGCTAGTTATGATCTGGATTTAAACAACGACGGCACTACCGATTTCCAGGTTAATATTACCAGTAATGGAGCTGATGTTAAACTTTTGATAAATGCCATTGATAATAATGCAATAGCAGGCACAAGCAGTGATCCTTATAAATATCCATCGCTACTTCAGGCCAATGATGTAATTGGAGATGCATTAACCTGGGTAGAAGGAAATTATCAGACAATGGCAACATCCGGTTATTTTCAGAACCCTTATGGTAATTGGTTTGGCGCTACTGATGCGTATATGGGTTTGCGCATCAAAGTAGGTACGGGTGATCATTATGGATGGGCACGATTTGATGTTTCAGAAGATGGAAAAACATTTACCGTAAAAGATTACGCATACGAAGCCACCGCAGCTGCTTCTATTGCAGCAGGTGATGCCGGCAATATCGGTATTACTCCTGTGAATGCACTTGGTTACAAAGTTTTTTCTGCTAATCAATCAATTCATGTGCAACTAAAAAACGATCTTTCTGGAGATGTTACCATTACCAATTTACTGGGTCAAACCATTAAGTCAGTTGAAATCAATTCAAATGTAATGGCAATTAGCATGGCTGGTGAGGAATCATCTATTTACCTGGTTACTGTTCGACAAAACGGTGAAGTATTTACTCAAAAAGTAAGACTTTAA
- a CDS encoding GNAT family N-acetyltransferase — MNAVIIEPVSKDSQVEEILQLQQSNLAQFLNEKEISEQGFVTVQHEPDVLKTMNHQSPSIIATFNQKVVGYALVMPKNFRNSVPVLEPMFRIIDSLSYKSLPLSSYNYFIMGQVCIQKNFRGQGVFDQLYAKLRDSLSNRYQLLITEVANRNQRSINAHLRVGLKTIHRYTDSDGENWELMVWDWRSTLYI, encoded by the coding sequence TTGAATGCCGTAATCATAGAACCGGTATCAAAAGATTCTCAGGTGGAAGAAATTCTACAATTGCAGCAATCCAATCTCGCACAGTTTCTAAATGAAAAAGAAATATCAGAACAGGGCTTCGTAACAGTTCAGCATGAACCTGATGTACTGAAAACAATGAATCACCAATCTCCATCCATCATTGCTACATTTAATCAGAAGGTGGTAGGCTACGCTTTGGTAATGCCAAAAAACTTCAGAAACAGTGTGCCGGTACTCGAGCCAATGTTCAGAATTATCGACAGCCTTTCCTATAAAAGTTTGCCGCTTTCATCCTACAACTATTTTATAATGGGTCAGGTTTGCATCCAAAAGAATTTCAGAGGGCAAGGTGTGTTCGATCAACTGTATGCAAAACTTCGTGATTCACTTTCAAACCGCTATCAACTGTTAATTACTGAAGTTGCGAACAGGAATCAGCGGTCAATTAATGCCCATTTGCGGGTAGGTTTGAAAACAATACATCGCTATACAGATTCTGATGGTGAAAACTGGGAATTGATGGTGTGGGATTGGCGCTCCACTCTTTATATTTAA
- the ppk1 gene encoding polyphosphate kinase 1, with translation MRLINREISWLSFNARVLQEAEDPAVPLLERLRFLGIFSSNLDEFFRVRVASLKRMAVLGKRAKKTIGESPKKVLAEIFDRVITMQNKFNLAYQQIIHELEQESVFIVNELQLTHEQGAFVRNYFQQEVRAALVPIMVDAIVEFPYLKDHAIYLAVLLSDSKFKHKPKYSVIEIPTDRLSRFLVLPKHGERNFVILLDDVIRFCLDDVYYIFPHDTYKAATIKLTRDAELDLLEDFNQSVTEKIEKGIKQRKRGKPVRFIYDTGIDSDMLDYILRRMHLKKGIDNLVAGARYHNFKDFQRFPSLGKTHLLYPKLERLQHPDIKPNKSIIQVIRSKDILLHFPYQSFDSFIDFLREAAIDPKVTEIKITLYRMAKGSKVANALINAVRNGKKVLVVMELQARFDEEHNILWSDTLRDEGAHVIFGIQGLKVHSKVCLISRKEKGEIVQYANISTGNYNESTAGVYADHSLFTADLRITEELQWMFEFFLNTYKVPDYKYLVMSPTHMRKRLEKLIQREIELAQKGRAARIDIKLNNFADEGMVAKILEAAKAGVKIRMLIRGTSTLGVLAEDLRPNIEIISIVDKFLEHSRLLIFNNDGDELVYLTSADWMVRNLNSRVEMACPVLDPAINKELKDYFNIQFRDNVKAREMDADQLNHYRKDNNPPYRSQDEIYYYLKEKMEVVKLSQQSTEISPEPESTTASA, from the coding sequence GTGCGATTAATAAACAGGGAGATCAGTTGGTTATCTTTTAATGCGCGTGTATTACAGGAAGCCGAAGATCCGGCTGTACCATTATTAGAGCGGCTTCGTTTCCTCGGTATTTTTTCATCTAATCTTGATGAGTTTTTCCGTGTGCGCGTGGCCTCGCTAAAGAGGATGGCCGTACTTGGCAAGCGTGCAAAGAAAACCATCGGAGAGTCACCGAAAAAGGTGTTGGCGGAAATATTCGACAGGGTAATTACCATGCAGAATAAGTTCAACCTGGCGTACCAGCAAATTATACACGAATTAGAGCAGGAAAGTGTTTTTATAGTGAATGAACTGCAGCTTACTCATGAGCAGGGCGCTTTTGTCAGAAATTATTTTCAACAGGAAGTACGTGCCGCGTTGGTTCCTATAATGGTAGATGCCATTGTGGAATTTCCTTACCTGAAGGACCATGCTATCTATCTTGCTGTTTTACTTTCAGACAGCAAATTCAAGCACAAACCAAAGTATTCAGTAATCGAAATTCCTACCGACAGGCTTTCCCGTTTTCTGGTATTACCAAAACATGGTGAGCGTAATTTCGTGATACTATTGGATGATGTGATCCGGTTCTGCCTGGATGATGTTTATTATATCTTCCCCCATGATACGTATAAGGCAGCAACAATAAAACTTACACGTGATGCAGAGCTTGATTTATTAGAAGACTTCAATCAAAGCGTCACCGAAAAGATAGAGAAGGGAATTAAACAACGCAAAAGAGGCAAGCCAGTTCGCTTCATTTATGATACCGGCATTGATTCAGACATGCTGGATTATATTTTAAGACGCATGCACCTTAAAAAGGGCATCGATAATCTTGTGGCAGGAGCAAGGTATCATAACTTCAAAGATTTTCAACGGTTTCCTTCCCTGGGTAAAACTCATTTGCTTTATCCGAAGTTGGAAAGATTGCAACACCCTGATATAAAACCCAACAAGAGCATAATTCAGGTAATACGTAGCAAGGACATACTGTTGCATTTCCCTTATCAATCATTCGACTCTTTTATAGACTTTCTGCGGGAGGCGGCTATTGATCCGAAAGTGACAGAGATAAAAATCACCCTTTACAGGATGGCAAAAGGTTCAAAGGTTGCCAATGCCCTGATCAATGCAGTAAGAAACGGAAAAAAAGTACTCGTGGTGATGGAATTACAGGCGCGGTTTGATGAAGAGCATAACATTTTGTGGAGTGATACGCTGCGAGATGAGGGTGCGCATGTGATCTTTGGTATTCAGGGTTTAAAAGTGCATAGCAAGGTTTGTTTGATCTCGAGAAAGGAAAAGGGGGAAATTGTACAGTACGCAAATATTTCAACCGGGAATTATAACGAGTCAACAGCAGGTGTATATGCTGATCACAGTTTGTTTACCGCTGATCTCAGGATAACCGAAGAGTTGCAATGGATGTTTGAGTTCTTTTTGAATACGTATAAGGTACCTGACTATAAATACCTGGTGATGTCGCCGACGCATATGCGAAAACGGCTTGAAAAATTAATCCAGCGCGAAATTGAATTGGCTCAAAAGGGAAGGGCTGCCAGGATTGATATCAAGCTTAATAATTTTGCTGATGAAGGAATGGTTGCTAAAATTCTTGAAGCAGCAAAAGCCGGTGTGAAAATCCGTATGCTCATAAGAGGTACCAGCACTTTGGGTGTGTTAGCCGAAGACTTACGGCCGAACATTGAAATCATAAGTATCGTTGATAAATTTCTGGAGCATTCACGTTTGCTTATCTTTAATAATGACGGAGATGAACTGGTCTATCTGACATCAGCGGATTGGATGGTTCGTAACCTGAATAGCAGGGTTGAAATGGCTTGTCCTGTTCTTGATCCTGCAATCAATAAGGAACTCAAAGATTACTTTAATATTCAGTTCCGTGATAATGTAAAGGCACGTGAAATGGATGCAGACCAATTAAACCACTATAGAAAAGATAATAATCCTCCTTACCGGTCGCAGGATGAAATCTATTATTATCTAAAGGAAAAAATGGAAGTCGTAAAGTTATCGCAACAATCAACTGAGATTTCACCTGAGCCGGAAAGTACTACTGCTTCGGCTTAA
- a CDS encoding cupredoxin domain-containing protein: MKKFLLTFPILVSALFFASCGGGSNQESQTAATDTSTTYVSETPAAAYDPSKIDPNAPVMEISLEAQGNAMDVMAFSTSEIRVKSGTTVKIHFVNKATDIAMKHNFFIVKDGAMEAVATAAITAGADKSFVPDDKSNILYTSKVLEPGQSEDLIFAAPPSGNYQFVCTYPGHWQRMNGKFIVE, from the coding sequence ATGAAAAAATTCCTTTTAACATTTCCCATTCTGGTAAGTGCACTTTTTTTCGCTTCTTGTGGTGGTGGCTCAAATCAGGAGAGTCAGACTGCTGCAACAGATACTTCAACAACGTATGTTTCGGAAACACCTGCTGCAGCGTATGACCCGAGTAAGATTGATCCGAATGCCCCTGTGATGGAAATTTCGCTGGAAGCACAGGGCAATGCAATGGACGTAATGGCATTCTCCACATCAGAAATCAGGGTAAAAAGTGGCACTACCGTTAAAATTCATTTTGTGAATAAGGCAACAGATATTGCCATGAAGCACAATTTTTTTATTGTAAAAGACGGTGCAATGGAAGCTGTTGCTACAGCGGCAATTACAGCAGGAGCTGATAAAAGTTTCGTGCCTGATGATAAATCAAATATCCTCTACACCTCGAAAGTGCTGGAACCCGGACAGTCCGAAGACCTGATTTTTGCAGCACCGCCATCCGGCAATTATCAATTTGTATGCACCTATCCTGGACATTGGCAAAGAATGAATGGAAAGTTTATTGTTGAATAA
- a CDS encoding MmcQ/YjbR family DNA-binding protein, which produces MTHEFIRDFCLNKKGVTEEFPFDKDTLVFKVMNKMFLLTSLEYLPVRINVKCDPELAIELREKFDTVYPAFHMNKKHWNSVEDDGSIPQNEIAKMINHSYELVVASLPKKIRSELENLQ; this is translated from the coding sequence ATGACACACGAATTCATCCGCGATTTTTGTTTGAACAAAAAGGGAGTAACGGAAGAATTTCCTTTCGATAAGGATACACTTGTATTCAAAGTAATGAACAAAATGTTTTTGCTCACCAGCCTGGAATATCTTCCTGTTCGTATAAATGTCAAATGCGACCCTGAGCTGGCGATTGAATTAAGAGAAAAATTCGACACTGTCTATCCGGCCTTTCACATGAATAAAAAACACTGGAACAGCGTGGAGGATGATGGAAGTATTCCACAAAATGAAATTGCAAAAATGATTAATCACTCTTATGAACTCGTAGTAGCAAGCTTACCCAAAAAAATAAGATCCGAGCTTGAAAACCTTCAGTAA
- a CDS encoding tetratricopeptide repeat protein — translation MNNSRMEQLLIFLSGNPKDSFVKFALALEYAKLGDDEKTLSYFKEILADDPDYCGTYYHLGKLYEKLNKKEKAEETYKEGLKRSLGKEQKTYQELQEALNQLLFEE, via the coding sequence ATGAATAACTCCAGAATGGAACAGTTACTGATTTTTTTGTCCGGTAACCCTAAAGACAGTTTTGTAAAATTTGCACTGGCGTTGGAATACGCCAAATTAGGTGATGATGAAAAAACACTCTCTTATTTCAAAGAAATTTTAGCCGATGATCCGGATTATTGTGGCACCTATTATCATCTGGGCAAACTCTATGAAAAGCTGAACAAAAAAGAAAAGGCGGAAGAAACTTATAAAGAAGGATTGAAACGCTCGTTGGGTAAAGAACAAAAAACTTATCAGGAATTGCAGGAAGCTTTAAATCAATTGCTGTTTGAAGAATAA
- a CDS encoding electron transfer flavoprotein subunit beta/FixA family protein: protein MKILVCISKTPDTTTKITFTDNNTKFNSDKVQFIINPYDEWYALVRAIEIKEQSGATVTVINVGGADCDAIIRKALAIGGDDAVRVDVEPEDAFFVADQIAQYAKTENYDIILSGKETLDYNGSQVGGMVAGLLDVPFISMASKLDMAGNVATVERDISGGKEIINVQTPFVISAAKGMAEARIPNMRGIMAARTKPIKVLEPFASEKFTSVKHYDMPKEKAGPKMISADHPEELVALLHNEAKVI from the coding sequence ATGAAGATTCTAGTTTGCATCAGTAAGACTCCTGACACTACCACAAAAATTACGTTCACCGATAATAACACGAAATTTAACAGTGACAAGGTGCAGTTTATCATCAATCCTTATGATGAATGGTATGCTTTGGTTCGCGCCATTGAAATAAAAGAACAATCCGGAGCAACAGTAACTGTAATAAATGTGGGCGGTGCCGACTGTGATGCCATCATTCGTAAAGCGCTTGCTATTGGCGGAGATGACGCGGTAAGAGTTGATGTTGAGCCTGAAGACGCCTTTTTTGTAGCGGATCAGATTGCGCAATATGCGAAGACTGAAAATTATGACATCATTCTATCGGGAAAAGAAACATTGGATTATAATGGATCGCAAGTAGGTGGTATGGTAGCGGGCTTACTGGACGTTCCATTTATTTCAATGGCTTCTAAATTAGATATGGCCGGAAATGTTGCCACTGTTGAGCGGGATATTTCAGGAGGTAAAGAAATAATCAATGTTCAGACTCCATTTGTAATCAGTGCTGCGAAAGGAATGGCAGAAGCAAGAATTCCCAACATGCGCGGAATTATGGCGGCAAGAACAAAACCTATTAAAGTCCTCGAGCCCTTTGCTTCGGAAAAATTTACTTCCGTAAAGCATTACGACATGCCAAAAGAAAAGGCAGGACCGAAAATGATTTCTGCCGATCATCCCGAAGAATTAGTGGCACTGCTTCACAATGAAGCGAAAGTGATTTGA
- a CDS encoding electron transfer flavoprotein subunit alpha/FixB family protein yields MSVLVFVEASEGKFKKPAYEAATYGAKVSAMLGVEAHALCIDEADEAELKTLGDYGIKKVWFVKDARLKNFDPLVFAKVITQAEAQINADVLVLIQNYNGKAIAPVLSAKLRAGLVSGAIDLPLKDGNSFLVRKNVFSGKAFATYEMHSAQKIISLIANSVAPEKTENSAVLTEFKPELMDADFKITVKEVVKASGTISLSDAEIVVSGGRGLKGPEHWGMVEEMAGILGAATACSRPVADIHWRPHTEHVGQTGIAIRPNLYIAIGISGAIQHLAGVNGSKVMVVINKDPEAPFFKAADYGIIGDAFEVVPKLNEALRKFKAGN; encoded by the coding sequence ATGAGTGTACTTGTTTTTGTAGAAGCATCAGAAGGAAAATTTAAGAAGCCTGCATATGAAGCCGCAACCTATGGGGCGAAAGTAAGTGCCATGCTTGGTGTTGAAGCACATGCACTGTGTATAGATGAAGCGGATGAGGCGGAGTTGAAAACGCTCGGCGACTATGGAATTAAAAAAGTCTGGTTTGTTAAAGATGCAAGGCTTAAAAATTTTGATCCGCTTGTTTTTGCTAAAGTAATTACCCAGGCTGAAGCTCAGATAAATGCTGACGTGCTGGTGCTGATTCAAAATTATAATGGCAAAGCTATTGCGCCGGTATTATCCGCAAAACTTCGTGCAGGCCTCGTTTCAGGCGCGATTGATTTACCTCTTAAGGATGGAAATTCATTTTTAGTCAGGAAGAATGTATTCTCAGGAAAGGCTTTTGCGACTTATGAAATGCATTCTGCACAGAAGATTATTTCATTGATTGCTAATTCTGTAGCTCCTGAAAAAACAGAAAATTCCGCTGTATTAACGGAATTCAAACCTGAACTGATGGACGCAGATTTTAAAATAACTGTTAAGGAAGTAGTAAAAGCATCAGGCACCATTTCGCTCTCGGATGCTGAAATTGTGGTATCAGGCGGCCGCGGATTGAAGGGTCCGGAGCACTGGGGCATGGTGGAAGAGATGGCAGGTATTCTGGGTGCTGCCACTGCCTGTTCAAGGCCTGTTGCCGATATTCACTGGCGTCCGCATACGGAACATGTAGGGCAAACCGGAATCGCAATCCGGCCTAATTTGTATATTGCAATTGGAATTTCAGGCGCTATTCAGCACTTGGCCGGAGTAAACGGAAGCAAAGTGATGGTAGTAATTAACAAAGATCCGGAAGCGCCATTTTTTAAAGCCGCGGATTATGGAATAATCGGTGATGCCTTTGAAGTAGTTCCAAAACTGAATGAAGCATTGCGAAAGTTTAAAGCAGGAAATTAG
- a CDS encoding bifunctional nuclease family protein, which translates to MKKIELEIVALSHSITQSHSYAVVLGEVSGIRRLPIVIGGFEAQAIAVALEKMNPTRPLTHDLMRSICQSFNIEVKEVIINNLLDGIFYSQLVCKRGNELIEVDSRTSDALALAVRFDCPIYTYEFILDSAGLILEEPVKEEKLEVKERKSEKKSGTTTAVKSMDLARQSLPELNLLLQTLLEKEDYEQAIMVRDEISRRKKQS; encoded by the coding sequence ATGAAGAAAATAGAATTGGAAATCGTTGCCTTATCACATAGCATCACGCAATCGCATTCGTATGCTGTTGTGCTGGGAGAGGTGAGCGGAATCCGGAGGTTGCCGATTGTGATCGGTGGCTTTGAAGCACAGGCCATTGCAGTTGCATTGGAAAAAATGAATCCGACACGTCCGCTGACACATGATCTCATGCGCAGCATTTGCCAATCGTTCAATATTGAAGTGAAAGAAGTGATCATCAATAATCTGCTGGATGGAATTTTCTATTCACAGTTGGTTTGCAAACGTGGCAATGAGTTGATTGAAGTGGATTCACGAACGTCAGATGCATTGGCGCTGGCGGTAAGATTTGATTGTCCTATTTATACCTATGAATTTATTCTTGATTCTGCAGGCTTGATATTGGAAGAACCTGTAAAAGAAGAAAAACTGGAAGTGAAAGAGCGCAAATCGGAAAAAAAATCAGGAACAACAACAGCGGTAAAATCTATGGACCTTGCCCGTCAATCATTGCCTGAATTGAATTTATTACTGCAAACTTTATTGGAAAAGGAAGACTATGAACAGGCGATCATGGTAAGAGATGAAATATCGAGAAGGAAGAAGCAGTCGTAG